The proteins below are encoded in one region of Helianthus annuus cultivar XRQ/B chromosome 2, HanXRQr2.0-SUNRISE, whole genome shotgun sequence:
- the LOC110890459 gene encoding uncharacterized protein LOC110890459 encodes MIKDSGGVLYEGGQVPNAFVNHFEKFLGNEEEMTLHPTPELFSHTLGDEAALHMIRPVLQDEIKNSMFSIGDNKAPGPDGYTSAFFKHAWCVIGDDVTRAIQDFFEKADRIKDYLGEIVSINQSAFIPGRKISDNILLTQELMHNYHKQVGPPRGRRGLRQGDPLSPYLFTLVMEILTLMLQQTVSIDTSFAFHNKCEKQKIVSLCFADDLFLFACGEVRSVNCIMESLSGFSKMSGLKLNISKSIVHFCNIPNHVKGAILNLMPFMEGRMQLVISVLSATHVYWASVFILPGRIIKELEATMRGFLWCQGPMQKGKAKVSWKAVCVPKKEGGLGIRRIRDMNNALMAANAWSVIVKRESLWVAWIHDHRLKERSFWDCRIPNNCSWSWRKIMQLRPLIQPYVWAKHGNGRQVSAWFDTWSGVGPQNKFLSYRTISNGGFSLNTKVKDISNDGGWTWPLAWYDLFPVLNNVPHHVLIDHVEDKFCWKLNDKLKDFSTTVVWQSLRTSEMEINWMNIVWFSQCIPKHAFLMWLIIRKKTPNARQNKRLGGG; translated from the exons ATGATAAAAGATAGTGGAGGTGTTTTGTATGAGGGCGGCCAAGTGCCGAATGCTTTTGTCAATCATTTTGAGAAATTTCTTGGTAATGAAGAAGAGATGACGTTGCATCCCACACCGGAGCTTTTTTCTCACACGCTAGGGGATGAGGCAGCGCTACACATGATTCGACCGGTCCTTCAAGATGAGATAAAAAATTCCATGTTTTCAATTGGGGATAATAAAGCCCCAGGCCCAGATGGTTATACGTCAGCATTTTTTAAACACGCTTGGTGTGTTATTGGGGATGATGTTACTCGAGCAATTCAAGATTTCTTTGAAAAAG CTGATCGTATAAAGGATTATTTGGGGGAAATTGTTAGTATAAACCAATCAGCATTTATTCCCGGTCGGAAAATATCGGATAATATTTTGCTAACTCAAGAGTTAATGCATAACTATCATAAGCAAGTTGGTCCTCCAAG AGGTAGAAGAGGATTGAGACAAGGAGATCCTTTATCCCCGTACTTGTTTACATTAGTCATGGAGATCCTTACTCTTATGTTGCAGCAAACGGTTAGCATTGACACTTCTTTTGCCTTCCATAATAAATGTGAAAAACAGAAAATAGTTAGTTTATGTTTTGCGGATGATCTTTTTCTGTTTGCGTGTGGAGAAGTTCGATCAGTTAATTGCATTATGGAATCACTGAGTGGGTTTTCTAAGATGTCTGGATTGAAGCTGAATATTTCGAAAAGTATTGTGCATTTTTGCAATATTCCGAACCATGTTAAGGGAGCGATTCTGAACCTAATGCCTTTTATGGAAG gcaggatgcaacttgttatttCTGTTCTATCGGCTACGCATGTTTATTGGGCCTCTGTCTTCATCTTGCCAGGCCGAATTATAAAAGAGCTGGAAGCTACTATGAGAGGTTTTTTATGGTGTCAAGGCCCTATGCAAAAAGGTAAAGCTAAAGTTTCGTGGAAAGCGGTGTGTGTTCCTAAAAAAGAAGGGGGCTTGGGTATTAGACGGATCAGAGATATGAATAATGCTCTTATGGCTGCTAATGCATGGAGTGTTATTGTCAAAAGGGAGTCATTATGGGTCGCATGGATTCATGATCATCGATTAAAAGAGAGAAGTTTTTGGGATTGTCGCATTCCAAACAATTGCTCTTGGAGCTGGAGAAAAATCATGCAATTACGTCCTCTTATTCAGCCTTATGTTTGGGCCAAACATGGAAATGGAAGACAGGTATCGGCTTGGTTCGATACATGGAGTGGGGTGGGGCCGCAAAATAAATTTTTATCTTATCGCACTATCTCGAATGGTGGATTCAGTTTGAATACGAAGGTAAAGGATATTTCAAATGATGGAGGGTGGACGTGGCCCTTGGCGTGGTACGATCTCTTTCCAGTTTTAAATAATGTCCCTCATCATGTACTGATAGACCATGTGGAAGACAAGTTTTGTTGGAAACTCAATGACAAGCTTAAAGATTTCTCAACAACTGTTGTTTGGCAATCCCTTAGAACGAGTGAGATGGAAATTAACTGGATGAATATTGTTTGGTTCTCACAATGTATCCCGAAGCATGCGTTCTTAATGTGGTTGATAATACGAAAAAAAACTCCAAACGCAAGACAAAATAAGAGATTGGGCGGTGGCTAG
- the LOC110890468 gene encoding uncharacterized protein LOC110890468 yields MRRKLLTQDKILSWDFSRRKNMNMMCCLLCYANHDSHNHLFFECKFSTEVWHKVRLKVGMVSVQRKWNDISNWLIEHSKPKTVAGFAARLVVAASAYFIWQEQNSRLFKNQLRPPESISEIVLQQVRYKLMGAKLKNCVNVRRLLED; encoded by the coding sequence ATGAGGCGGAAGTTGCTTACTCAAGATAAAATCTTGTCATGGGATTTTTCGCGTAGGAAGAATATGAATATGATGTGCTGTTTGCTTTGTTATGCCAACCACGACTCGCATAATCACCTTTTCTTTGAATGCAAATTCTCTACTGAAGTGTGGCATAAGGTTAGGCTGAAAGTTGGTATGGTCTCGGTTCAACGTAAATGGAATGACATTTCTAACTGGTTGATTGAGCATTCCAAACCGAAAACGGTTGCTGGGTTCGCAGCAAGATTGGTAGTGGCGGCTTCTGCTTACTTTATTTGGCAAGAGCAAAATTCGAGGTTATTCAAGAACCAATTGCGGCCTCCGGAGTCTATAAGTGAAATTGTTCTTCAACAAGTGCGGTACAAGTTGATGGGAGCGAAGCTGAAGAATTGTGTCAATGTCCGAAGGCTTCTAGAGGATTAG